tctctcctcttcttccctACTTGGAAGTTTCCATAGGGTCGTTGAAACCAAAATCTGttgattttttcaaattaaaaaccaTAATCGTGCGATTAAAAAACCAATGATACCTACATACACAATTTCCTATCACGCGACAACTACCGACTCAGCGCacgaaaaaaaaagtaaagtaaaAACTGCTCCGATCGGTACGGATTATTCGGGTCCCATCTACATTCTCGAAAGTGTTGAGGTAATTCGCTACGGCAACGAGCTCGAATTCTATGTCGGAGTTGCCTCTGCTGATTTTCCTGTTGATGGCTATGACGAGTGGATTTGATTGTGACGACCTCAGTGGAGGAAGAATGAGATCTGTGGAAGAAGAATGAGATTGAGACGGGCTAATTTCAATTTGTaatgtgttttttctatttttctttgatggatcatgttcatgacttattgggtcatttaagttgacccattAAAATTCAATTACTAAATAGGTTAGATAAGTTAGACTCATtctgacccaactaataaataggctgggttgggtctattttttaatagatgAGTTTGGGTTAGttaatgggtttgggtttaatttgccacccctaattaAAACCATTTACAAGCAATCCCATTTAATATTCTTCAAGTATTTCGAAAATGTTCCTACAACTTTTATGCAAATTCATTCATCTGGTGCTGTATGATATGAAATTTGACAGTGTTGACCAATTTTCAAGAGCAGCATAGGTGACTCTGTTGAAACTCTGTAACTGTAGGTAGAATTCTACTTGCACACCGATCAAAATGACTGTTACCGGTGCCACTTTAGGTTATTTTCATGAACATATATATTAGAAAAGTTGAGGAAAATACCCGTTGTCCAACTTTGGCAAGTCCCAGCCTAATAAGTTGGCAATCTGAGTAAGCGCTTCCTTCCACTTCTCCACCTTGCTACCCAGACTACTCTGATCTTTAAAACGCTCTGCATGTTTGTCGAATGCTTCTGCAAGACTCCCCTTTTGCGCTCGCACATCTGTTGGCCCAACGCCATAGAAGATAGGAAAAACAATGTGTTGCAAGGTCTTCCAGCACTCCATGATCTTCACAAGTTCATCAAGGCACCACCTTGACGCGGCATAATTTCTCGAGAGAATGACAAGTGAAATTCTTGAGTCCTCGATTGCTTTCAGTAGCTTGTAACCAATATCCTCTCCTCTATTGAGGTTTGTGTTGTCTCTGAATGTATGAAAACCGTGTCGCTCTAAAGCTGATAGAAGATGGCTAGTAAAGTTGTTGCGGGTATCGATGCCACTGAAACTCAAAAAGACATCATATCTGCGTTGCGGTGGGATaggggaggaagaagaagagggttTTTGCGCCCAAGCAGAAGCCATTTAAAAATCTCAAAGTTGAACGAAAGGTTGTAGACTTTATGGCTTTTTTAGGTGAACCGTGAATTGTTTAGTTATAGGAGGAGATTCATAccctggaaaaagaaaaggttcaaGAATAGATAATAAGATATTCTTCTCTCCTTTCACCATTCTATACCATGAACGAAAGGTTGTAGACTTTATGGTTCATATAAGTTATAACCTATTGGTTCTTTTGATATTTTCGTTATCCCACtcagagagagagtgagagtgagagagagcgcATCATACTGACCGAGTCCTATAAGATTATTTGCAAAATTGTTCTTAGCTAATAAACCATTGAGAGGTGTAACATAGGCATAACAGACATAACATAGGGGTGTAACCAAAACCATTGACAGACATAACCTAAGCGTAACCGTGCATACCATTGAGAGGCATAACCTAAAACCATTGAGAGGCGTAACGTATTTAGTTATGCCGGGTGTGTACCGGATTTTTTTCCGATTGCATCCcaccaataaaataaaataaaaaattgaattccgGAAGGTGCATGCATGGTCTTGTCCACTTCTGCAGTTGAATTCAGTAGGTAACTAGTTATGCTTTCTAAATTATTCAAGTAATAGACCCTCTCATAATGATTGATGTAtatagaaagaagaagaggctTCATTTTTCCATGCACGCAGACTCCATGGACCAAGCTCAAAGATGAATGATAGATGTAGACTTTGTGCCTTATCCAAGAGACAAAGGGGTTATCCTCACACTTGTTGTTAGGTGACTTGTTTGATTGTACAGAGTAGTAGATTCGAACAATCGTACCCGTGTAAGAAAGGGGGAAGATCTGGTTacagaacacacacacataaaaagATATGTGACCAAGTGGTTAAAGCCTGGAATTTGGGAATTTGCTTACTCTCATGTCTTAGGTTGTTTCAGGTGTTATCAGCAGAAGTTATCTATTATTATGGTATCAATCTATACGAGCTTTGTCACGGCTTTAAATGAACCGTCTCATAATGGAGGGTTTGATTGGTCTAAAGAATCAATTGAGGTGCTCATAAACTTGTTCGTGTTAGGAAAAACTCTAAATTAAGCTCTCAAAACTCTAACAAATTACAAGCAGCTGGTacagagaaaacaaataagtaGAACCCCAAAATCATGCATTTATGCAGAAAGTATTGAAAGTATTTCCCGCAATCGCAGCCGTGGTTGAAGTTAAAAGCAAAGAGTTTTTTTGTCTTGGGAAACATCTGATACAGtaaagaggaaagagaggagGAAGTAATAACGGTCAGTGGTCGTGCTGATCAGAGTACAGAGAAGAGAATGGAGTGGAAAACCTGGTTTGTCTGTTTTTTGTTGCTAGTTGGGGTAGAGGGAAAAACACGTTCGACAGGGAAGGGGAAATATCACACTGCATTTTGTGTGAAAATTTCCGGTTTGAATCACCAGTGGAGTAGCCAGAAATTTGAACCTGTGGGCCACCGATGCGATTTTGTTGTGGAAGCAAATGTCCATCTCATTTTCAAGAATCTAACACAACTTAAGTTTCTTTGAACTATTTCTTCAAGATCCTTATTGGAAAAAGTGTTTTTTAACTATCATATATTTTGTTAAAGTAGCTACgaagaaaaaatacaattttttttttttttggtttttagtgCTATACAAATCATCGTCCATACGAATTGAGAGGAGTTATTGATagatttaagaaaataaatagaGGAATAAGGGAGAAGGTGAAAAGGATTCTCACTTGACATGCATTTTGTGACGAGATAATGATTATTATCCGTATTTACGTGGTAGGAGTAGCATGGAGGCAAAGTTTAGTCAATGGAGGCTTACTTgtgattatttaataatttaGTGATTGCGGGGTACTGTCACGTGGTTTTCCAAAACCCTTTTCTATTACATATTTGGGGGAGACTCTTATATTAAGTCTTGagttcgccgttcaaaaaaaaaaaaatgtcttgaGTTCCACACTAATATGTTGTGGAGAAGGGTATTGGAACATCATGTGGCGGTGGCCCAGTAACACTCGAGAATCTTTTCTTGTTTGAAAGCATAGTGCAAACATTTCTAACACATAATTTACACgtgtgaaagaaaagaaaaatagtgggATCCTGTGCCCCCACCAGTCCTCACATAAATCCGCCACCAGTACTATCAGCTAGTTATGATGCACTCCGAAGCGGTTAGGCTTAAAAAGCCACTTtgattattatttaaaaaaaattgcatttgttaattttgtattaaatttgtgtgaattattagttcgtctcgacaagaagaatcagataagtaaaaaattacgatccaaactcaaaattatgaataataaaaataataatccaaaaaaaaattgtctgtttaacttatttttttctttatttaccaAAATTTATCAATTTCTATATTGCACTTTTCCATTCAGGTATGCTCTCGAAACAAAAACATCAAGGGCTAATGGAACTATGGAAGCCCTCCAGCATAGGCCACGACTTGCTCCGAAAGACCCAAATAGTCGTCTTTCGGATGGTCTTCCTTAAACCATGCCAACTTGAGAGTAATCCATCTGTCGATGGACATATAAGAAGAAGGAATCCAAAGGACAACTTTCCTCAATTTTTTCAGGCAAAATTAGTCTATTCACGCGTTTTTCCGCATTGCTGAAATTGCCTTCCGAGACTTttatgattttttcttttgtgttctttttcttgtttacatgttcgtttttttttttggatcctaGCATGGGGATATTTTGGGTGTTTCAGCAGCATGTCGCAATCGGGGATGGTGAGAGTGATGAGAACTTTGTGTCGCTATCATTGGTTGTTTCCATAAATtctactccatccgtccctttttaagtgtctcacttcgtaactccaacttattaaaaaaacatcatcatttcacctttcacatcaacttttatctccactttccctacttaccctctatggagacatcatcattacacttttactcactaacttttcaaaatggaatctacttttaggggcaaaatggaaaatgtaccaacttttatctactaactttacaaaatagacacttattaagggacaacccaaaatgaaatactggacattaaaaaagggacggagggagtaggactttttttttttttttgacatgaaaATTCTAGGACTAACATTCAACCACTTCTTTAAAACGTATGACCACAATGGGATAGTGAATGGTGTGGATATTTATGAGACGGTTGTGGTCAACGAAGACTTGGTTGCTTGCCCTTTGGTTGTATCTTTGAATGCACCACACCGTTTGGGGAGAGAGGCAGTTGGATGGGGGTTGAGTTTAATACGCGTTGATCGATTGGAAGGAGAGAGTTGGATTCTTAACTAGCTGTCCTTGTCTTTCACAAATTCCCTCACAGCTGTATTGATTCTTGTCTCAGTCTACTACTATGTCTGTTCTGTAAGACTTCCTTCGAGTTGGTTACaggtaggggtggcaaacgggcggatttgggtcaaattgggtaagttgttagtgggttgggtctttaatgggtcattaacccatttagacccattaactatgagtctagttacccatacccaacccgacccatttattttaaagcaaacccgacccacccattaacccaattacatatatactaaaaattatgatcgaaaaattagaaaagtaaaaaaaaattatgatcgaaactcgtaaattttttcaaaaagacgagaataagtaatttttttgtcttattattttttgtctttattcaaaaaattataagtttcgatcaaatttttttacttttccgattcctctcatcaaaacaaattaataagtcacaaaaatatgacacaaaacaaaaaaaatgcaaaaaaaatttgaataaggacaaaaaaataggtcaattttttaatccaaaccctttgcggaactactatgagagaaatttattcacggcggagcacaatttcacgggtccattccgcaattaatggatgagatgtgttttcaattttgactggtcaaaataattgttaccggtcacaattgatttttaattcggaccattcaaaatatttttggacgtgtgtaatttagcacaaaacaattgaataaaagagagagagaaggccatgctcctggggggggggggggtgggggcggggagagagagagagaggggctgtACTCCTCCGCttcccaattgcaaaagagaccaattaagagatggaatttggtgggttactttcattgcccattcggtcatttaagttgacccaattgatgcccaattatgacccaactaataatgggttagctgggtttgaacccattcttacccaactaataaatggattgggttgggtctattttctagttgatgggtttgggtttgttaatgggtctgggttcaatttgccacccctagttaCAGGAAGGAGTGCCCGGGAACAAAGACAGGATTAGCAGATTCTTTATGTGCTTAACCTTCCATAAACAATTGAAGTTAACTTAAAATGTGCTCTAGAAAGATCTTGCATAACAGCTGAACAATGGTGGGATGAAGAAGACATA
The sequence above is a segment of the Rhododendron vialii isolate Sample 1 chromosome 13a, ASM3025357v1 genome. Coding sequences within it:
- the LOC131313159 gene encoding disease resistance protein RPV1-like, translating into MASAWAQKPSSSSSPIPPQRRYDVFLSFSGIDTRNNFTSHLLSALERHGFHTFRDNTNLNRGEDIGYKLLKAIEDSRISLVILSRNYAASRWCLDELVKIMECWKTLQHIVFPIFYGVGPTDVRAQKGSLAEAFDKHAERFKDQSSLGSKVEKWKEALTQIANLLGWDLPKLDNGSESRYISMTRYVVMALLNLLKA